DNA from Deltaproteobacteria bacterium PRO3:
TACCGCGGGCAGTACCACATCTTGCACGGCGCGATCTCGCCCTTGGAGGGCGTCGGCCCCGACGACCTCAAGATCGCCGAGCTACTGGCACGGCTCTCCGGCGAGGGCTTGGCCGAGGTGATCCTCGCGACCAACCCCAACGTCGAGGGCGAGGCCACGGCGCTTTATTTGATGAAGATCCTCGCTCCCCTGGGCGTGAAAGTGACGCGCATCGCCTCGGGCGTGCCGGTGGGAGGAGGCATCGAGTATCTCGATCCGCTGACGCTCAAGCGCGCTATCGAAGGTCGCCGGTAAGAATAATAATAATTCCCGAAACAAGAGGCGATTCCCAATGGGTGGCCGGGCGGGGGTCCCCCGCCGCGCGCAGCTTGCGAGCACGGTGGGGGTGCAGACCGGACAGGACCCATTGGGAATCGCCTCTTGTTTCGGGCACCGCAAGTGATTGGGTGTCCCGTGAACGAAACCTAGTAAGCCTTGACATGTAGAGAACCCGCTTCCTAGAATTCGCCCAAATATGTCCTTCATCAATTACCAGCAAAAAGAGATTAACTTCAAAATCGTCTATTACGGCCCCGCCCAGTCCGGAAAGACCACCTGCCTCGAGTACCTCTTCGAGAAGACCAAGGGGAGCTCCAAGTCCAAGCTGATCCAGCAGGAGTCGAACGAGCGGACTTTGTTCTTCGATTTCATGCCTTTATTCTTGAGCGAGGTGGACGGCTACAAGACCCGCTTCCACCTCTACACGGTGCCCGGCCAAGTTCTGTACGAAGACAGCCGCAAGCTGATCCTGAAGGGCGTCGACGGCATCGTCTTCGTCGCGGACAGCTCGGTCGACCAGATGGAGGCCAACCTCCGCTCGATGGAGAGCCTCCAGACCAACTTGACCGAGCAGGCCTTGAGCCTCGATAAGGTCCCGCTCCTCGTGCAGTACAACAAGCGCGACCTCCCCAACGTCGCCAACCTCGAGGCGATGCGCAAGCTGCTCAACCCCTTCAAAAAGC
Protein-coding regions in this window:
- the recR gene encoding recombination protein RecR, producing the protein MASPIDRLVHYLSQLPGIGEKTATRLTFFILRQKPGYAKELSAALADLHDKVSLCKRCQNLTEQNPCRLCADLKRDAKTVLVVETPQDLLAIERSQSYRGQYHILHGAISPLEGVGPDDLKIAELLARLSGEGLAEVILATNPNVEGEATALYLMKILAPLGVKVTRIASGVPVGGGIEYLDPLTLKRAIEGRR
- a CDS encoding GTPase domain-containing protein codes for the protein MSFINYQQKEINFKIVYYGPAQSGKTTCLEYLFEKTKGSSKSKLIQQESNERTLFFDFMPLFLSEVDGYKTRFHLYTVPGQVLYEDSRKLILKGVDGIVFVADSSVDQMEANLRSMESLQTNLTEQALSLDKVPLLVQYNKRDLPNVANLEAMRKLLNPFKKPDFETVAKQGEGVFEAFSRIAKDVIRDYAESA